The following coding sequences lie in one Rissa tridactyla isolate bRisTri1 chromosome Z, bRisTri1.patW.cur.20221130, whole genome shotgun sequence genomic window:
- the SLC49A3 gene encoding solute carrier family 49 member A3 isoform X1, translating to MEGAEAASLLGERGLGRLAQFKTYRRRWFLLAAVCLLNCSNAMLWLTFAPVADKTAAYFHISLEMVNWLSIVYLLISIPFGLVATWVLDSVGLRCAVILSAWLNMTGSIIRIFSVLKFLSLGSQSYWYLFIGQCLCALAQPLIIFSPTKLAALWFPDHQRATANMIASMSNPLGILIANVLSPALVPEGKHIPLMLGVYAVPAVTACALATLGIHEKVPPTPPSASATNSTSKPFLIGLKMLLRNKPYIILAVCFGGGIGMFTCFSALLEQILCEKGYSNEFAGLNGALFTVCGLLGAFLLGLYVDRTRKFIESTKICFCLCALASIVFAVTSRFRHQTVLLAITSSFFGFFGFAIYPIAMELAVECSYPVGEGTSTGLIFVASQIEGVILMILLQALTVRVSEDPSSTCALDQSGALDWTTPVLVLAGLCSAMACLYVIFFHTDYKRLHAEANNGDLDKAEDTDVPEA from the exons aTGGAGGGTGCTGAGGCGGCGAGCCTGCTGGGGGAGCGTGGCCTGGGGCGGCTGGCCCAGTTCAAGACCTACCGGCGGCGGTGGTTCCTGCTGGCCGCCGTGTGCCTGCTGAACTGTTCCAACGCCATG CTGTGGCTGACATTTGCTCCTGTGGCTGATAAGACAGCTGCGTACTTCCACATTTCCCTGGAGATGGTCAACTGGCTCTCAATAGTGTACCTCCTCATCTCGATCCCATTTGGGCTGGTCGCAACATGGGTTCTCGACAGCGTGGGGCTCAGATGTGCT GTGATCCTGAGTGCATGGCTGAACATGACGGGTAGCATCATCCGGATATTCAGCGTCCTCAAGTTCCTGAGCTTGGGTTCCCAGAGTTACTGGTACCTGTTTATTGGGCAATGCCTCTGTGCGCTGGCACAGCCCCTTATCATCTTTTCACCAACAAAACTGGCAGCACTATGGTTCCCAGACCACCAGAGAGCAACAGCAAATATGATCGCATCAATGT cCAATCCTTTGGGTATTCTTATAGCAAACGTGCTGTCACCTGCACTAGTTCCTGAAGGAAAGCACATCCCACTGATg CTGGGTGTTTATGCCGTCCCAGCAGTAACAGCCTGTGCTCTAGCAACTCTGGGGATTCATGAGAAGGTTCCTCCAACGCCTCCTTCGGCCAGTGCCACTAACTCCACCTCCAAGCCATTCCTCATAGGGCTCAAGATG CTCCTGAGAAACAAGCCGTACATCATCCTGGCagtgtgctttggaggaggaattGGCATGTTCACCTGCTTTTCAGCTCTGCTAGAACAGATCCTTTGTGAAAAGGGGTATTCAAAT GAATTTGCTGGCCTGAATGGTGCACTGTTCACGGTGTGTGGTTTGTTGGGTGCTTTCCTGCTAGGCCTGTATGTCGACCGGACAAGGAAGTTCATAGAGTCCACCAAGATTTGTTTCTGTCTTTGTGCCCTTGCCAGCATTGTGTTTGCAGTG ACATCTCGGTTCAGACATCAGACCGTTCTGCTGGCCATCACCAGCTCATTCTTTGGTTTCTTCGGTTTTGCGATCTACCCCATTGCCATGGAGCTGGCTGTGGAGTGCTCCTACCCTGTGGGAGAGGGCACATCTACAGGCCTGATTTTTGTTGCAAG CCAGATTGAAGGTGTGATTTTAATGATTCTGCTACAAGCCCTCACTGTGCGTGTTTCTGAGGATCCATCCTCTACCTGTGCCCTTGATCAGAGTGGAGCCCTGGACTGGACAA CTCCGGTACTGGTGCTGGCTGGCCTCTGCAGTGCTATGGCTTGTTTGTACGTCATCTTCTTCCATACTGACTACAAGCGGCTCCATGCTGAGGCAAACAATGGTGATTTGGACAAGGCAGAAGATACAGATGTTCCTGAAGCATAA
- the SLC49A3 gene encoding solute carrier family 49 member A3 isoform X2 has protein sequence MEGAEAASLLGERGLGRLAQFKTYRRRWFLLAAVCLLNCSNAMLWLTFAPVADKTAAYFHISLEMVNWLSIVYLLISIPFGLVATWVLDSVGLRCAVILSAWLNMTGSIIRIFSVLKFLSLGSQSYWYLFIGQCLCALAQPLIIFSPTKLAALWFPDHQRATANMIASMSNPLGILIANVLSPALVPEGKHIPLMLGVYAVPAVTACALATLGIHEKVPPTPPSASATNSTSKPFLIGLKMLLRNKPYIILAVCFGGGIGMFTCFSALLEQILCEKGYSNEFAGLNGALFTVCGLLGAFLLGLYVDRTRKFIESTKICFCLCALASIVFAVTSRFRHQTVLLAITSSFFGFFGFAIYPIAMELAVECSYPVGEGTSTGLIFVASQIEGVILMILLQALTVRVSEDPSSTCALDQSGALDWTTRLFQSQPGTIALAPAKEGCPDLLLLGMTLL, from the exons aTGGAGGGTGCTGAGGCGGCGAGCCTGCTGGGGGAGCGTGGCCTGGGGCGGCTGGCCCAGTTCAAGACCTACCGGCGGCGGTGGTTCCTGCTGGCCGCCGTGTGCCTGCTGAACTGTTCCAACGCCATG CTGTGGCTGACATTTGCTCCTGTGGCTGATAAGACAGCTGCGTACTTCCACATTTCCCTGGAGATGGTCAACTGGCTCTCAATAGTGTACCTCCTCATCTCGATCCCATTTGGGCTGGTCGCAACATGGGTTCTCGACAGCGTGGGGCTCAGATGTGCT GTGATCCTGAGTGCATGGCTGAACATGACGGGTAGCATCATCCGGATATTCAGCGTCCTCAAGTTCCTGAGCTTGGGTTCCCAGAGTTACTGGTACCTGTTTATTGGGCAATGCCTCTGTGCGCTGGCACAGCCCCTTATCATCTTTTCACCAACAAAACTGGCAGCACTATGGTTCCCAGACCACCAGAGAGCAACAGCAAATATGATCGCATCAATGT cCAATCCTTTGGGTATTCTTATAGCAAACGTGCTGTCACCTGCACTAGTTCCTGAAGGAAAGCACATCCCACTGATg CTGGGTGTTTATGCCGTCCCAGCAGTAACAGCCTGTGCTCTAGCAACTCTGGGGATTCATGAGAAGGTTCCTCCAACGCCTCCTTCGGCCAGTGCCACTAACTCCACCTCCAAGCCATTCCTCATAGGGCTCAAGATG CTCCTGAGAAACAAGCCGTACATCATCCTGGCagtgtgctttggaggaggaattGGCATGTTCACCTGCTTTTCAGCTCTGCTAGAACAGATCCTTTGTGAAAAGGGGTATTCAAAT GAATTTGCTGGCCTGAATGGTGCACTGTTCACGGTGTGTGGTTTGTTGGGTGCTTTCCTGCTAGGCCTGTATGTCGACCGGACAAGGAAGTTCATAGAGTCCACCAAGATTTGTTTCTGTCTTTGTGCCCTTGCCAGCATTGTGTTTGCAGTG ACATCTCGGTTCAGACATCAGACCGTTCTGCTGGCCATCACCAGCTCATTCTTTGGTTTCTTCGGTTTTGCGATCTACCCCATTGCCATGGAGCTGGCTGTGGAGTGCTCCTACCCTGTGGGAGAGGGCACATCTACAGGCCTGATTTTTGTTGCAAG CCAGATTGAAGGTGTGATTTTAATGATTCTGCTACAAGCCCTCACTGTGCGTGTTTCTGAGGATCCATCCTCTACCTGTGCCCTTGATCAGAGTGGAGCCCTGGACTGGACAA